From the Myripristis murdjan chromosome 14, fMyrMur1.1, whole genome shotgun sequence genome, one window contains:
- the aldocb gene encoding fructose-bisphosphate aldolase C-B isoform X2 — MTHQYPALTPEQKKELQDIAERIVAPGKGILAADESTGSMAKRLNPIGVENTEENRRRYRQLLFTADERINSCIGGVIFFHETLYQSTDDGVNFSKLIKDRGIVVGIKVDKGVVPLAGTNGETTTQGLDGLSERCAQYKKDGADFAKWRCVLKISDTTPSELAIFENANVLARYASICQQNGIVPIVEPEILPDGDHDLKRCQYVSEKVLAAVYKALSDHHVYLEGTLLKPNMVTAGHSCPNKYSAEEIAMATVTALRRTVPPAVTGVTFLSGGQSEEEASVNLNAINNCPLAKPWALTFSYGRALQASALNAWKGELNNEKAATEEFIKRAEANGLAAQGKYESSGTAGAAGQSLYVANHAY; from the exons ATGACTCACCAGTACCCCGCACTGACTCCTGAGCAGAagaaggagctgcaggacaTCGCTGAGAGGATAGTCGCTCCAGGCAAAGGCATCCTCGCGGCCGATGAGTCCACCG gcaGCATGGCGAAGCGTTTGAACCCCATTGGGGtcgagaacacagaggagaacaggcGTCGCTACCGCCAGCTCCTCTTCACAGCCGACGAACGCATCAACAGCTGCATCGGAGGCGTCATCTTCTTCCACGAAACCCTCTACCAGAGCACAGACGATGGTGTTAACTTCTCCAAGCTCATCAAAGACAGAGGCATTGTCGTTGGCATCAAG GTGGACAAAGGTGTTGTGCCCCTTGCCGGAACCAATGGAGAGACCACCACTCAGG gTCTGGATGGGCTGTCTGAGCGCTGCGCCCAGTACAAGAAGGACGGTGCTGACTTTGCCAAGTGGCGCTGTGTGCTGAAGATCTCTGACACCACTCCCTCTGAGCTGGCTATCTTTGAGAACGCCAATGTACTGGCACGTTACGCTAGCATCTGCCAACAG AATGGTATTGTCCCTATTGTGGAGCCTGAGATCCTTCCTGATGGAGACCACGACCTGAAGCGTTGCCAGTACGTCTCTGAGAAG GTCCTAGCTGCAGTGTACAAGGCTCTGTCAGACCACCATGTCTACCTGGAAGGCACTCTGCTGAAGCCCAATATGGTCACGGCTGGACACTCCTGCCCCAACAAGTACAGCGCCGAGGAAATCGCCATGGCTACTGTAACAGCTCTGCGCCGCACCGTGCCTCCTGCTGTCACAG GAGTGACATTCCTGTCAGGCGGCCAGTCTGAGGAGGAGGCCAGCGTGAACCTGAATGCCATTAACAACTGCCCCCTCGCCAAGCCCTGGGCCCTGACCTTCTCCTACGGCCGTGCCCTGCAGGCCTCCGCCCTCAACGCATGGAAGGGAGAGCTGAACAACGAGAAGGCGGCCACCGAGGAGTTCATCAAGCGCGCTGAG gCGAACGGCTTGGCTGCACAGGGCAAGTATGAGTCCTCTGGAACTGCTGGTGCTGCAGGACAGTCCCTCTACGTGGCTAATCACGCCTATTAA
- the aldocb gene encoding fructose-bisphosphate aldolase C-B isoform X1, translated as MGNRVSGDPLSAAGSRPPDTNSPNTRTCITITANSLPAKANMTHQYPALTPEQKKELQDIAERIVAPGKGILAADESTGSMAKRLNPIGVENTEENRRRYRQLLFTADERINSCIGGVIFFHETLYQSTDDGVNFSKLIKDRGIVVGIKVDKGVVPLAGTNGETTTQGLDGLSERCAQYKKDGADFAKWRCVLKISDTTPSELAIFENANVLARYASICQQNGIVPIVEPEILPDGDHDLKRCQYVSEKVLAAVYKALSDHHVYLEGTLLKPNMVTAGHSCPNKYSAEEIAMATVTALRRTVPPAVTGVTFLSGGQSEEEASVNLNAINNCPLAKPWALTFSYGRALQASALNAWKGELNNEKAATEEFIKRAEANGLAAQGKYESSGTAGAAGQSLYVANHAY; from the exons ATGGGAAACAGGGTGAGTGGTGATCCGCTTAGCGCTGCTGGGTCAAGGCCTCCAGATACAAACAGCCCAAACACACGGACCTGCATCACTATCACCGCCAACAGCCTGCCGGCGAAGG ccaACATGACTCACCAGTACCCCGCACTGACTCCTGAGCAGAagaaggagctgcaggacaTCGCTGAGAGGATAGTCGCTCCAGGCAAAGGCATCCTCGCGGCCGATGAGTCCACCG gcaGCATGGCGAAGCGTTTGAACCCCATTGGGGtcgagaacacagaggagaacaggcGTCGCTACCGCCAGCTCCTCTTCACAGCCGACGAACGCATCAACAGCTGCATCGGAGGCGTCATCTTCTTCCACGAAACCCTCTACCAGAGCACAGACGATGGTGTTAACTTCTCCAAGCTCATCAAAGACAGAGGCATTGTCGTTGGCATCAAG GTGGACAAAGGTGTTGTGCCCCTTGCCGGAACCAATGGAGAGACCACCACTCAGG gTCTGGATGGGCTGTCTGAGCGCTGCGCCCAGTACAAGAAGGACGGTGCTGACTTTGCCAAGTGGCGCTGTGTGCTGAAGATCTCTGACACCACTCCCTCTGAGCTGGCTATCTTTGAGAACGCCAATGTACTGGCACGTTACGCTAGCATCTGCCAACAG AATGGTATTGTCCCTATTGTGGAGCCTGAGATCCTTCCTGATGGAGACCACGACCTGAAGCGTTGCCAGTACGTCTCTGAGAAG GTCCTAGCTGCAGTGTACAAGGCTCTGTCAGACCACCATGTCTACCTGGAAGGCACTCTGCTGAAGCCCAATATGGTCACGGCTGGACACTCCTGCCCCAACAAGTACAGCGCCGAGGAAATCGCCATGGCTACTGTAACAGCTCTGCGCCGCACCGTGCCTCCTGCTGTCACAG GAGTGACATTCCTGTCAGGCGGCCAGTCTGAGGAGGAGGCCAGCGTGAACCTGAATGCCATTAACAACTGCCCCCTCGCCAAGCCCTGGGCCCTGACCTTCTCCTACGGCCGTGCCCTGCAGGCCTCCGCCCTCAACGCATGGAAGGGAGAGCTGAACAACGAGAAGGCGGCCACCGAGGAGTTCATCAAGCGCGCTGAG gCGAACGGCTTGGCTGCACAGGGCAAGTATGAGTCCTCTGGAACTGCTGGTGCTGCAGGACAGTCCCTCTACGTGGCTAATCACGCCTATTAA